In a genomic window of Gigantopelta aegis isolate Gae_Host chromosome 9, Gae_host_genome, whole genome shotgun sequence:
- the LOC121380431 gene encoding uncharacterized protein LOC121380431, with translation MGCVTRCAYGRCLAASFHAGRKICQLHRKPISSQEVTFHESPEWEYAQLITDVVLYDDWILAFRATAHINQSAYTTWITPGHYDDHPAIRHDVPIGCSSVNSSHFCDRHFRSKLIDKWNSFNIDQVKVVLYKNGVAVANLTFSGTGTSSTSWFSQTKLISSSWNDMSTSTFNYFSMEGDARLVRYWFISNVYGGCPHDVGWMVVLEKPTAPCDWEKAVTAGYPAFLYAPTNQKVVWDSNNVEEADVMAVFLKILP, from the exons ATGGGATGCGTAACACGATGCGCGTACGGTCGATGTTTGGCCGCCAGTTTTCATGCAGGTCGTAAGATCTGCCAGCTCCATAGGAAACCTATCAGTTCGCAGGAAGTGACGTTTCATGAATCACCAGAGTGGGAATATGCACAGCTAATTACAG ACGTCGTGCTGTATGACGACTGGATTCTAGCTTTTCGAGCTACTGCGCACATTAACCAATCAGCATACACCACATGGATCACCCCTGGACATTACGACGACCACCCAGCAATACGTCACGACGTCCCCATTGGCTGTTCGTCGGTGAACTCCTCCCACTTCTGTGACAGACACTTCAGAAGTAAACTCATAGACAAATGGAACTCGTTCAACATAGATCAG gtcaaagtCGTGCTCTACAAAAATGGAGTCGCTGTGGCGAACCTGACATTCAGCGGTACGGGGACGTCATCTACATCGTGGTTTTCACAAACGAAACTCATTTCTTCAAGTTGGAATGACATGTCAACATCCACCTTTAACTACTTTTCCATGGAAGG AGATGCTCGTCTGGTCCGATACTGGTTCATCTCCAACGTGTACGGCGGTTGCCCACATGACGTAGGCTGGATGGTGGTTCTTGAGAAGCCAACTGCTCCATGCGATTGGGAGAAAGCCGTCACTGCGGGATACCCTGCCTTTCTGTATGCTCCCACCAACCAGAAGGTCGTTTGGGACTCGAACA ATGTCGAAGAAGCAGACGTGATGGCAGTGTTTCTAAAGATTTTACCTTGA